The following are from one region of the Mus caroli chromosome 13, CAROLI_EIJ_v1.1, whole genome shotgun sequence genome:
- the LOC110308551 gene encoding prolactin-2A1 — protein sequence MQLSVTHPCCRTLLLLLVSNLLLWESEAMLPICSVRNGRCFGSFEEMLERAVSLSEDISKKAFELFTAFDSQYAQSHQLIIKNLKKCHTSSLELPKPGSQAVQTHPVTLLKLASKLLRAWQVPLNHLVNNLPSLKDVSPSILSKAKEIEEKSTGLLEGVKSILIQMQNGDTEDENYPGWSGLASLKSETEDIRLFAYYNMIRCEGRDTQKVEAALKMVKCKISNENNC from the exons ATGCAGTTATCTGTAACTCATCCTTGCTGCA GGACCCTGCTTCTGCTACTGGTGTCTAACCTGCTTCTGTGGGAAAGTGAGGCCATGCTGCCCATATGCTCAGTAAGGAATGGACGCTGCTTTGGTTCCTTTGAAGAAATgcttgaaagagcagtcagtttgTCTGAAGATATAAGTAAAAAAGCCTTTGAACTCTTCACTGCATTT GATAGTCAGTATGCCCAGAGCCACCAGCTCATTATCAAGAACCTCAAAAAATGTCACACATCTTCTCTCGAGCTTCCAAAACCAGGGAGTCAAGCCGTGCAGACACAT CCTGTAACCCTACTGAAATTAGCGAGCAAATTATTGAGAGCCTGGCAAGTCCCTCTGAACCATCTCGTGAACAACCTGCCATCCTTGAAAGACGTCTCTCCTTCTATCCTCTCTAAAGCCAAAGAGATTGAGGAAAAGAGCACTGGACTCCTGGAGGGAGTTAAGAGCATTCTCATCCAA ATGCAAAATGGAGATACAGAAGATGAGAACtaccctggctggtctggactGGCATCCTTGAAGTCAGAGACTGAAGATATCCGCCTCTTTGCATATTATAACATGATCCGCTGTGAGGGCAGAGACACTCAGAAGGTTGAAGCTGCTCTCAAGATGGTGAAGTGcaaaatttcaaatgaaaacaactgCTAA